The Thiothrix subterranea genome has a segment encoding these proteins:
- a CDS encoding TrkH family potassium uptake protein: MQFSIILRIFGLLLMVFSFTMFPPILIGWLMGDPELSPFWWAGAILLGVGFALWFPVRRARAVLRTRDGFLIVTLFWVVLSLAGALPFVFSEAVSASFTDAVFETTSGLTTTGATVFIGLDAFPRSILFWRMELHWLGGMGIIVLAVAILPMLGVGGMQIYKAEAPGPIKDAKLEPRIAETAKLLWYTYLVLTILCALAFRVAGMTWFDAVGHSFSVLGTGGFSNHDLSLAFFDSPTIHYIAVLFMFLAGANFGLHFIAWRGATLKPYVEDSEFRFYTALTLAAIVVVAIILFAYHTYPDPFDALRYAAFHVVSIMTSTGLIIGDHSVWPTFLPVFITLLVISGGCSGSTGGGMKAIRFLLLLKQAIREVNLLVHPRAHMPIKVNGQVVDEQIVKAVWGFFFIYASLFVVFMLGLMADGQDQVTAFSAVAATINNMGVGLGNVSSNFSPLSDFSKWWLSLCMIMGRLELMTVLVLLAPAFWRK, encoded by the coding sequence ATGCAATTCAGTATCATCCTGCGAATTTTTGGCCTGTTGCTGATGGTGTTCAGCTTCACCATGTTCCCGCCGATTTTGATCGGTTGGCTGATGGGCGACCCTGAGTTATCCCCTTTTTGGTGGGCAGGCGCTATTTTATTGGGGGTTGGTTTCGCCTTATGGTTTCCGGTACGCCGCGCCCGTGCGGTGTTGCGTACCCGTGATGGTTTCTTAATCGTTACCCTGTTTTGGGTGGTGCTGAGTTTAGCGGGTGCTTTGCCGTTTGTATTTTCAGAAGCGGTTTCGGCAAGCTTTACCGACGCGGTGTTTGAAACCACCTCTGGGCTAACGACAACCGGAGCAACGGTGTTTATTGGCTTGGATGCGTTTCCGCGTTCGATTCTGTTTTGGCGCATGGAACTGCATTGGTTGGGCGGCATGGGCATCATTGTGTTAGCCGTGGCGATTTTACCGATGCTAGGCGTTGGGGGGATGCAAATTTACAAGGCGGAAGCGCCCGGCCCGATCAAAGACGCCAAGCTTGAGCCGCGTATTGCCGAAACTGCTAAATTGTTGTGGTACACCTATCTGGTATTGACCATTTTGTGTGCGTTGGCGTTCCGAGTGGCGGGTATGACTTGGTTCGACGCGGTGGGACACAGTTTCTCGGTATTAGGCACAGGGGGGTTTAGCAACCACGACTTGAGTCTCGCCTTTTTTGATAGCCCGACTATCCACTACATTGCGGTACTTTTCATGTTTCTGGCAGGGGCAAACTTTGGTCTGCATTTCATTGCTTGGCGTGGCGCTACCTTGAAACCTTATGTGGAAGATTCTGAATTTCGCTTTTATACTGCCTTGACGCTGGCGGCGATTGTGGTGGTGGCGATTATTTTGTTCGCTTATCACACTTACCCTGATCCGTTTGATGCGCTGCGTTATGCGGCTTTTCATGTGGTCTCGATCATGACCAGTACTGGGCTGATTATTGGGGATCATTCGGTGTGGCCGACGTTCCTCCCGGTATTCATTACCTTATTGGTGATCAGTGGCGGTTGTTCGGGTTCAACCGGCGGTGGCATGAAAGCCATCCGGTTTTTGCTGTTGCTCAAGCAGGCGATTCGGGAAGTTAACTTGTTGGTGCATCCGCGTGCGCACATGCCGATTAAGGTCAATGGGCAGGTGGTAGATGAGCAAATCGTTAAAGCTGTGTGGGGGTTCTTTTTCATCTACGCTTCACTGTTTGTGGTGTTTATGCTGGGGCTAATGGCCGATGGGCAGGATCAGGTAACGGCATTTTCAGCAGTCGCGGCTACTATCAATAATATGGGGGTGGGGCTGGGCAATGTATCGTCGAATTTTTCGCCGTTAAGTGATTTTTCCAAGTGGTGGTTGTCGCTGTGCATGATCATGGGGCGGTTGGAGCTGATGACGGTACTGGTCTTGCTCGCCCCGGCATTCTGGCGCAAGTAG